Genomic window (Megamonas funiformis):
TTTTTTATGTAAATTATTTTTTAGATAGCCATTTCCCATTGTAAATTCATAAAAATCACATAACATGGCTAAATTTTCATTTTTTGAATTCATAAAGAACTTCCTTTCAAATTTATAACAAAAATATTATAAATCCCTCTCTATTATTAATATACTTCATTTCTTTTTACAAAAATAAAAGTTATATTCCTTAATATTATATAGCAAGCTGTATTTATTTTCTACTCTTTAAATAAAAATAATCTGATTTTTACAAATACATCAATATAAATAAAAAAGAATTCCGTAATATTATAGAATTCTCTCTTATTTTCTCATATTTATTAAATATTATTTAATATTTTTAGCTTATCTAGCAAAAACACATTTGCCATTAATATAAGTTTTATTAACTTTTACCAAATGCGAGCGTAAAGCCCCTAAATTTATTTATGGGGATATAAGCTCGCTAAAAAACAATGATTCGATATCATTGTTTTTTATTGTATTATATTTTTAATAGTTATATAATACTTTTATGAAATATAAATCAAATAATAATATAGTATATTCTTGTAAATATCATGTAGTATTTTGTCCTAAATATCGTAGAAAAGTGTTGAACAATGGTGTTGATGAACGATTAAAGGAGTTGATTAATAATATTTGTCAGGAGCTTCACGTCGATTTAATCGAGATGGAAGTAATGCCAGACCATGTTCATTTGATTTTAGAAGTTGATCCACAATTTGGTATACATAAAGTTGTTAAACGAATAAAAGGAATATCTTCAAGAATACTTCGAGAAGAATTTTCATGGTTAAAATCAAGGCTACCAACATTGTGGACAAATTCATATTTTGTATCTACAGTTGGTGGAGCATCAATGTCAATTATTAAACAGTATATAGAAAGTCAAAAGCGTTCAGAATAAATAAATGATAAAAAGGCAGATGATTGTAGTGAAAACATATTGTTTTAAACTGTATAAGGCAAAAAGAAATAGAAAACTTCATAAAGTTATTAATATAGCTGGAATTATCTACAATCACTGTATTGCTTTGCATAAAAGATATTATCGTTTATTTAAAAAATCTCTTAATATCTATAAGCTTCAAAAACATTTAACTAAACTTAAGAAAATAGGTAAATTTAGCTATTTTAAAGAAGTAGGTTCGCAAGCTATTCAAGACATAACTCAAAGAATAGACCGTGCTTATAAATTGTTTTTTAGAAATTTAAAACATAAAATTCGTACAGCACCACCATCTTTTAAAAAGATACGAAAATATAAATCATTCACGCTCAAACAAGCTGGTTGGAAGCTTTTAAAGAGTAATATTATAGAAATTAATAAACAAAAATACAAATATTTTAAAAGTAGAGATATTGAAGGAATAGTTAAAACAATAACAATTAAACGTGATACTTTAGGTGATATATATCTTTATTTTGTTTGTGAAACTAACGAGAATAAAGTTTTAGCAAGAACAGGAAAAAGCGTCGGCTATGACTTTGGACTAAAACAGTTTTTAACAGCTTCAGATAATGAAGATATAAAAGCACCTTTATTTTTTAAGCAAAATGCTAATGATATAAAAAAAGCTAATAGAATTTTATCTAGAAAAAAGAAAGTTTCAAATCATCGTAGATTAGCAAAAATAGCTCTTGCTAGATTGTATAAGAAAATATCTAATCAACGTAAAGATTTTCATTTTAAATTAGCAAATAAAATTTGTAGTGAATATGCTTTAATCTGCATAGAAGATTTGAATATAAAAGGAATGCAAAAACGTTGGGGTAGAAAAATATCTGACTATGGATTTAGTGAATTTATAAAAATTCTTGAATATAAAGCGAGAGAAATTGGCTCAATAGTGCAAAAGATAGATAGATACTATCCAAGTTCGCAAATTTGCCATGTTTGTGGTACAAAAAATCCTGAAACTAAAAATTTGGCAGTTCGTGAGTGGATTTGCGCAAAGTGCAAAACCAGCCACGATAGAGATAGAAATGCTGCTATAAATATATGGAAGGTTGGGGCATCAACCTTCTTTGGAGAGATATAGTAAGACCTGCTATTTTAGTAGGCAAGTATCGTTTGTATCCAAGAATCCCCTGCCTTTAGGCATGGGGAGTATGTCAACTACAGAAGCTAAAGCCATCATAGGAAATAAAATTCCTGTAAGTGCTAAACCAATAATTGCCCAGCCAACTTGTTCACCTGATACTAAACCTATAATTGGTGGAAAAATCAAATTACCTGAACCAAAAAAGATGGCAAACATCGCAAAACCCATAACTAAAATATCTTTTTTCATATTTTTCTTCATCTATCGACCACTCCTCTTTTAAATTTTATTAATTAATTGCATTTATCTTACATCTTTATCGTATAATTATACCAAAGTTATTTATATTGTCAATGATACACTTAATATAATAAATACTCTATATTTTTTCTTTTTGTAATATATATTTGTATTTAAAATTTCATTTTTCATAACAAAATCAAGATTTTAAAACAAAAACCAAAATCATTTTTTTCAATCATCAAAAATCTAAAATAAAAATTTATGTTAAAGTTCATCATACTAATACATCTTATCTGCAAAATTATACTTGCCGTCTTCAAAATCACTAAGTATTGAAGTCCATTTTAGAAAATGATATAATTATTTTATTGTGGATATAGCCACCAGTATTAATTAGCTGGTGGCTATTCTTATCTTAGTTATTTAATTACAATTCAATTTATTTTTAGAAAGGATGTATCTTTTGTTAAATCATAAACAATTATTATATAAAATTTTACCTTATGGCTGTCAGATGAATTTTTCTGATGGTGAACGCTTCGCAGGTCAGTTAGAACGCATGGGCTATAAACCTGCCGAAAAATTAGAAAACGCTGATATTATCATCATCAATACTTGCTGTGTTCGTGAAAGTGCCGAAAAGAAAATTTACGGCAAAATTGGCGAAATCAAACATTTAAAACAACAAAAACCAGATTTAATCTTAGGTATCACTGGTTGTATGGCACAAAAAGATGGTGATGCCATCTTCAAAAAAGCTTCTCATGTAGATTTTGTCCTTGGCACAAATAAAATGTATGATTTACCTGCTGTATTAGAAGAAATTTTTGCTTCTCGTGGTCATATTGTCAAATTAGCTGGCGATTATGATATGCCACCAAATGTAGAACCAGCAGAAAACAACTCTTTATTTGCTTTCGTGCCTATTATGTATGGTTGCAATAATTTCTGTACTTATTGTATCGTTCCTTACGTTCGCGGTCGTGAACGCAGTCGTGCACCGCAAGAAATCGTTGCAGAAATAACAAAACTCGCTCAAAATGGTGTAAAAGAAGTTACTTTACTCGGTCAAAATGTTAATTCCTACGGAAAAGATAGAGATGATGCTGACTTTGCCGATTTACTTGCGATGGTAGATAAAATCGAAGGCATTGAACGTATTCGCTATATGACTTCTCATCCTCGTGATTTAACAGATAAAGTTATCGAAACTATAAAAAATAGCAAGCATATTTGTGAACATTTCCATTTACCAGTTCAATATGGTACTGACAAAATGCTCAAAGCTATGAATCGTGGTTATACTACAGCTTATTATAAAGAACTTGTAGCTAAAATCCGCAATCAATTCCCTGAAGCTAGTTTCACTACTGATTTAATCGTAGGTTTCCCTGGAGAAACAGATGAAGATTTCGCTCAAATGCTCGAATTCTTAAAAGAAATTCGCTATGACGCAGCTTATACATTCTTGTATTCCAAACGTTCTGGTACACCAGCAGCTACTATGGAAAATCAAGTTCCTCAAGGACTCAAAAAAGAACGTCTCCATAAATTAATGGACGCTCAAAATGAAATCAGCTTAGAAATAAATCAATCTTTATTAAATAAAACAGTAGAAGTTATGGTTGAAGGCCCTAGTAAAACAGATCCTAATGTCTATACAGGTCATACTCGTACAAATAAAATTATACTTTGGGATCATAAAGATGAACAAATCGGCGATTTAGTACAAGTAAAAATCACACATCCACAGACATGGGTATTAAAAGGTGAATTGGAGGCGTAAATTTTGAAACTCACTCCAATGATGCAACAGTATCAAGCTGTAAAAAATGCACACCCAGACCAAATATTATTCTTTCGTCTAGGTGATTTTTATGAAATGTTTTTGGACGATGCTATACTCGTTTCCAAAGAATTAGAACTCACATTAACTAAAAGAAGTACAGCAGGTGATGGCATTCCTATGTGTGGAGTGCCTTATCATGCTGCTGAATCTTATATCAATAAATTAGTAAATAAAGGCTATAAAGTAGCTATTTGTGAACAAATCGGCGACCCTAAAGCAAAGGGACTTACAAAACGTGAAGTCATCAAAATCATCACTCCTGGTACAGTGATGAACGAATCAGCCTTAACTAGCAGTAAAAATAATTATATAACTTTAATCTATGAAGAAAATCATGCTATTTATCTAGCTGGTGCTGATATCTCCACTGGAGAATGTTTTTATAGTATTTATGATGGCCCTGACCGTTGCCAATTATTATTTGACGAACTTTATCGCTTGATGATGCCAGAATTATTATTAATTAAGCCTTTTTCTTATGAAGGTGAATTAAAAAATTTCTTATCTCTCCGTTTAAATAATTGCTTAGTTAATGAATTAACTGAAATCACATCACAAGTCGAAGACCTCATGCTACAACATTTTGATGTGCATAATCGCCCAGATAATAAAATCGCTCACAAGGCAATCGCTACTTTACTTGAATATTTACATGAAACAGTAAAAACAGATTTAACTCATCTAAATAAATTAACTTATTTAGACTCTTCAAAATCTCTATTTATTGATACGTATACTTTGCGCAACTTAGAAATAACTCGCAATCTTCGCGATGGTGGCAAAAAAGATACATTATATGATGTTTTAGACTTCACCAAAACAGCTATGGGTAGCCGTCTTTTACGTAAATGGCTAGAATATCCATTACTTAGCCCTAAAAAGATAAATGACCGCTTAGATGCTGTAGCTAATCTTGTATCTAATTTTTCCTTGCGTAATAATCTTCGTGAACAATTAAAAGAAATCTATGACTTTGAAAGATTATTGACTCGTATGGAAGTCGGCACAGCTAATGCCCGCGATATGAATGCCCTAAAATCTTCATTATATGTATTGCCTGCCATAAAAAAATCCTTATCTAAAGCCACTGCTAAATTATTAGCAAACATTCATCAAAAGATTTCTACTTATGATGATTTAGTAGTTTTAATCGATAAAGCAATTGTTGAAGACCCTAGCTTTTCTATCCGTGAAGGTGGCTTCATCAAAGATGGTTACAATCAAGAATTAGATGAATATCGCAATATCGCTAAAAACAGTAAACGTCTTTTACAGCAAATGGAAGAAGACGAAAAAAATAAAACTGGTATCAAATCTTTAAAAATCGGTTATAACAAAGTATTTGGCTATTATATCGAAGTCCGCCATAGCTCCACAGAGATGGTACCTGAAAATTATATTCGTAAACAGACTTTAGCCAATGCTGAACGCTATATCACACCAGAACTCAAAGAATTTGAAACTAAAATTCTCGGTGCACAAGAAAAAATTGTTCAATTAGAATATAACCTCTTTACAGAACTTCGCGATATCTTAAAAACCCAAATAAGCTCTATTCAAAATACTGCTCATGAAATAGCTATTTTAGACGTTTTAGTAAGCTTAGCTCAAGCAGGTGATGAATATAATTACATTCGTCCAAAATTATTAGATGATGGCACTATCCATATCAAAGATGGAAGACATCCTCTTGTTGAACGCATTTTAAATCGAGATTTATTCGTGCCAAATGATACCCATTTGGATAATGCTCAAAATGAAATCATGATTATCACTGGCCCTAACATGGCTGGTAAATCAACATATATGCGACAATCTGCTCTACTCACATTGATGACACAAGTAGGTTCTTTCATACCTGCTCGTGAAGCTTCCATTTCCCCTGTGGATAAAATTTTTACACGTATAGGTGCTAGCGACGATTTAGTCAGCGGACAAAGTACTTTCATGGTAGAAATGAATGAAGTATCTCATATTCTAAAATACGCTACAAATAAAAGTCTTGTCATTTTAGATGAAATTGGACGCGGTACAAGTACGTACGATGGTATGAGTATTGCTCGTGCTGTTATTGAACATATACGCGACCATATTGGAGCTAAAACTCTATTTGCTACGCATTACCATGAACTAACTGACTTAGAAGATGATGTTCATGTAAAAAATTATTGTATTGCCGTAAAAGAAAAAGGCTCTGATGTAACCTTCTTACGTCGCATTATTCGCGGTAGTGCTGATAAATCATATGGTATTCATGTTGCTAAATTAGCTGGATTACCTCAAGAAGTCGTCAAACGTGCGGAAACAATTCTCATTGATTTAGAAAATACAGCTCCGACTAAAGAAAAAACTATTATTTCTAAAGAAATTTCTGACGAAAACAATATAGATACTACACTAAAACAAGATACAGCTATCACAAATGACACTTCCCAAGAAGTAAATTATCTTCAAGATAATCAAGATGATACTGAAATAGCTGATTATCAAGAAAAAACACCAACTTTAACTGCTAGTCCAACTAAAAAATTGAAATTCATGCAAGTAGCAGAAATGCCAACTTTATTCGGCGTAAGCATAAGCACTCAATTAAAAGAATTAGATTTAATGAGTATGACACCACTAGACGCCATGAATAAATTATACGAATTGCAACAACAGGCAAAACAAGAGGAGTGATATTATGACCTCTATTCATATTTTAGATGATATCACTGTCGATAAAATAGCAGCTGGTGAAGTTGTCGAGCGACCAGCTTCTGTAATTAAAGAACTTGTAGAAAATTCCATAGATGCTCATGCGGATAAAATCGAAGTAGAAATCTTAGCTGGTGGAACATCTTTTATGCGAGTTACAGATAATGGCGATGGCATGGATAATCAAAATGCTAGATTAGCTATCTTGCGTCATGCTACTAGTAAAATCAAACAAGTAGATGACTTGATGTCTATAGATACTTTAGGTTTCCGTGGAGAAGCCTTGCCATCTATCGCTGCTGTATCAAGATTTAATTTGATTACACGTCGCCCTCAAGATGATTTAGGCACTACTATAAAATTAACAGGTGGTCACATTGATGAAATTGAAGATATGGGTTGTAATATCGGTACTACTATCAAAGTAGAAGATTTATTTTTCAATGTACCTGCTCGTAAAAAATTTCTCAAAACCACTACCACAGAAGCAAATAAAATAAATGATTTTATCATAAAATTAGCTTTATCTAAACCTAATATTGCTTTTAAATTGATTAATAATAATAAAATAGCTATCACTACCCCAGGCAATGGCTCTCTATATGATGCTATTGAATGTATCTATGGTACTAAAGTCAGCGAAGAATTATTGCCCATCGAAGCGATAACTGACGATATCAAAGTAACAGGCTTCATTTCTAAACCTGCTATTATCCGCAGTTCTCGCTCTTGGCAAACATTCGTCATCAATGGTCGCGTGGTCAATAGTAGAATTATTTCCAAAGCAATCGACAATGCTTACCATTCATTACTGCCAAAATCTGGATATCCATTTGTTATTTTAAATATCGAAATCAATAAACGAACCATTGATATCAATGTACATCCTCAAAAAGCGGAAATAAAATTTGAAGATGAATCCTTATTATTCAAGACTATATACCATGCCGTCTTAGAAGCTGTAAAACCTAATGATAATCAAGCTTTAAGTGATTTTGCTATTCCGGTAACAGATAAAGCATTGCATATTGAAAAAACAGTGCCTGAACAAATCAATATGGATTTATCAGAAAATATGCCATCTACTTCTGCAAATTCATTTAAACAAAATTCAATTAACCATATATCATCATTAAAAAATAATACAACTCCTTCAACAACAGATTTAAATAAATTTCGCCAAGCAAGAGAAACACTTCACCCTAATTTATCTAATCATCACAGCAATACTATTCAAGAAACCGCCATTCAAGATTACCAAACAAATACTACCACAAAGCCTCAAACAGATATAAATATTTCATCTAAAGAAAACTTAACAAATTGTCAAAATTCTACTCAACTATTAAAAGAAGCTGTCAACCTAACTCCAATTGGGCAAATTGATGATTGCTTCATTGTTGCTCAAGGCCCTAATGGAGGAATGTACATCATTGACCAACATGCAGCACATGAACGCATTTTATACGATAAATTTGCTAAACAAACTGAGCGAATCCCTGTTCAACCATTATTAATGCATTTATTTTTAGATGTAAATAATAGTGAATTAACTCTAATCGAAGAAAATCAACAAATTTTATATGATTTAGGCTTTAACGTGGAATTAGCAGGACAAAATCAAATCCGTTTAAAAGAAGTTCCCGCTGATATAAAACCGCAAGAAAGTGAAGATATTTTCCGCGAAATTTTAATTTCACTTTCTCAGTTGCACACACCTACTCCTCAAGAAATCCGTCATTCTTGCTTAGCTATGACAGCTTGCAAAGCAGCTATCAAAGCAGGCGATGTCTTAAATATCACACAGATGAAGATAATCTTAAATGAACTTGCTCAAACAACTTTACCATACACTTGCCCACACGGCAGACCAACTATTATAAAATTTAGTACTTATGATTTGGAAAAGATGTTTAAACGAGTACAATAATAAAAAAAGAAAAAGATAGGCAAATTTGTCTATCTTTTTCTCTAATAATATTTATATACTACATATAATATACTCATTGTGCTAGTTCATTTTTTATTGTATAAACTAATAAACATTGTTCCAATCTTAATCGAAATTCTAAAATAGATTGTACTCTTATTCTTTCTATATCAAATAAATTTACTAATTTAGAAAATACTGTCTCTATATATTTCCTTTTCTTTTTTAGAAATTTACTATTTTCTTGTTTCTTTTCTTTCATATTTTTTCTTGATGGTGTCCAAAACCATATTCCTTCTTTTTCCAATTTCTTTTTTAATTTATTACTTAGATATCCTTGGTCTGCTAAAATATATTGACATCTATATTGTCTTAACAAATCTTCTACCATTTTTATATCATGTTTAGATGCTTTACTCAATGTATATGCCCAAATGTGTCCATCACTTCCTACTTCAAAGCTACCTTTCAATCCATAATAATATTGCTTTTTAGTGGCATTATAGCCAATATCTGCATAATCTGTAAGTACTTTACATCTTTTATTACGAATAGGTTGACATAATGGTAGTGGTAAACTGTCAATAATTGTGTATTTAGGATTATTTGAATGTTGTTTTAATATACCAATACGTATCCATTGCAAAAAACAAAAAGCATTATTGCAAATACGATTAAAACGTGAACGCTCAGGAAGAGAAGATTTAGGAAAAATATTATTTTGCAAAAAGTAATAAAAACGAAGCTGAGTAGTAATTTTAAGCTCAACTTGCCAACAAAGTAAAGAAATAACAAGGACATCATCTAATTTACAGTGCTGAATATTTCTGCGATGGCGAATAGAAGAAGGAACATATTTTTGGTATAAAGGTTGAATAAATTTGTACCAATTTAATAAATGGGATTGAAATTTTAAAGTATTTAGCTTACAATGAGATTGGTTCAACATTAGATACACTTCTTTGTGATGAAATACTTAGAAATGTACTCTTGTTGAACTTTTTTTGCAAGTAAAAATTTTAACTAGCACAATACGTATTATTATATATTATGGTTTAGTACCTGCTGTAATAACTAAAATCAAATTCATTTTGACAATTATTATTTGTAGTATATATACTAGATACGTTGCTATCTCCAGACCGGCAACGGGAGGAGGTGTTTCAGATGGAAAATTTATTAGTATCTTTCATGGTGTCTGTTATGGCAAGTGTCGCTTCGTATTACATTTGTAAATGGATTGACGGACGCAAATAGCAATAATCCTGACCGCTTTGGCGTTAGCGGTATATAAAATTTATCGCAAGAGGCTTTATGATGTTGCCGCATCATAAAGCCTCGTTTTTTTATAAAAAAATACCGTGAAGTTGCCGCTTCACAGTATTTTTGTTCCAGATGGAAATACATCTATTAGTATCTTTGTATTTATATTATATCATTTTATATTAGTTTTTCAATAGATTAAACATCTTTTTTTCTTCTGGACAATCCATTTTCTGCTGATAAATGTTGAACACAATTCATACTAACGTTATGCCTATGTGCGACATCCTCATTAGAATACAGAAATTTTTCGCTATAGTATAGCGTTTTTTTTTATAAATCGTCTAAAAATGTGGCATTTTAGGTGTTCTATAAATTGGGTTGCTCTGTAACTATACCAGCTTTGATATTTTCAACTTCTTATTTTTCGGCTAATAGATAATGAAAATATTTTCATACAGTTTTAACAAAATATAATAACTGTCTATATAATATATACGTTGCTATCTCCATACCGGCAACGTAATCGGTAATTACCTAAGCAAATGGATTGATAGACAACATAAATAGCAATAATCCTAACCGCTTTGGCGTTAGCGGTATATAAATTTATTGCAAGAGGTTCATGATGCTGCAACATTATGAGCCTCGTTTTTTGTCTCCTATGGACTAATCTAATATTATCTTTAGTATCTATATTATATGATAGATTGTATAATGAAGTGCGACACCTAGAAAAATAAAAAACTCATTATGAATTTTCGTGTAAAATAAAGTTACCACACAAAACCTACACGAAAGGAAAATTCATAATGAGCTATCATCATCTTACCATATCTGAACGTATTCGTATAGAGGTTCTTTCTATATTAGGTTATTCTACTCGTTTTATTGCTAAATTTTTGCAGCACCAAACTTTTTAACTAAAAAATTAATCAATTTCGGTGATGCTCACAAGGAACAAACAGATTTATATCTTGCTAATATAAAACAAGATAAATTTTACAAAAAAGATTCATTTATCATCATTACATGGCTTTTATTTTATCCACTAGGTATCTTCTTAATGTATAAATATAGTCTCAAGCTAAGAAAATTTAGACATTTATTTAATATCGTACCTTTAATTGTAATTGCTCTAGCTAACAAAACCATAGCTATGATTTTAGGTTTATGTATACCTTTTATCTTCATTCCTATTTTTACCATCAGCCTTTTTTATTGCTTAGTTAGAACAAGATATTTCATGCCTTCTTGTGCAGGTATTATTGCAAGTTGTATCGGATTTTTAGTATTTACATTCTTTCATATTTAATAATTAATAAATAAAAAAAGCTATTTGAGCATATATCCATTTTTTAGGATAATCTCAAATAGCTTTTTTATTAATCTTTAATCATTTTATTTATCAGTCATCATTGCCAAACATAGCCATAATCATCTGTAAAAGTCTTAAAATCTCAATATAGAGCCATACAAGAGTTAAGAGTAAACCAAAAGCACAGAAGTATTCATAGTACTTCGGAGCCCCATAAGCTACAGCTTGTTCAATATTATCAAAGTCTAAGAGCAAATTAAATGCTGCTACACCTGCGATAATAAAGCCAATCGCTATACCAAAAATACCACTTGTTGGCATCATATGGAAACCGAATAAACTTGCAATGATATTCACGAAATAGAAAATCGCTACAGCACCTGTCATGGAAATAATCACAGAACGTACTGTTTCTGTAACTTTTATAATACGTGTTTTCCATAAAACAAGCATTAAAATCATTGTAGCCAAAGTAATTCCTACTGCAATAGCAGAAATACCAAAATACATTCTTTCAAATTGAGCAGAAATAATACCAAGCACTGCACCTTCAAAAACAGCATAGCCAGGTGTTGTCATTGGTGCTAAATGTGGTTTAAAGCAAGTAACAAGCGTTAAAACTACACCCACAATCATACCTAATATCAATACACCATAAGCAGCTGGGCTATTGGCTAAAAATACACCTGAAGCAATTGCTGATGCAATAGTAACAAGTGTCAAACCAAATGCCTTTGTAATCGTGCCTTTCAAAGTGGCAGGAGAATCTACATATTCCGTAGACGCCTTGCCTATTATTTTCATAGCTGGATTTGCCATTAAAATCCTCTCCTTAAACATACATAAATTCTTTCTTTTTATTATATCATACTATTTTATAGTAGAATAGGTAAGATTTATTAAATCTATATTAAATTTAAATCAAAAATTCATGCATATCTATTCAGGAAAATTATATATTAGTTAAGTATCTTTAGATATACTCAAAATTTTAACTTATAGTTTTTGTACTACTTCTAACAATCAATTTAGGTTCTAAAATAATGATTTTACTATCTATATTTTCTTCACTATTTACTAATTGATTAATTACTTCTGTTGCCTTTTGCCCAATTGCATCTATCGGTTGACGAACTGTTGTCAAAGGAACTTCTAATAATGACGCAAAAGCAATATCATCATAACCCACAATAGAAATATCTCTAGGTACTATTAAATTATGTTCTTTAATACTAGCTAATGCCCCCATAGCTGAGAAATCATTTGCTGCAAATATTGCTGTTATATTTTTCGCTAATAAATTATCACAGCCTATTTTCCCTTTTTCAAAAGAATAATCACCTTCAAAAATTAGATTTTCATCTATTTTTATACCATTATCCTTCAATGCTTGTTTATAGCCTGCTAGTCTTTGTCGTGCATCATCTAAAATTAAAGGTCCAGTTATACAGCCTATTTTTTTATGCCCTAATTTTATCAAATGTTCTGTCGCTAAATATGCACCTTGCAAATGGTCAACACTGATTTTATATTTGCCAATATCAAACATATCACGGTCAATTAGACAATATGGTATCTTATTATCCTCTAAAAAATTTATGCTTTCTTCAACTTCTTTTTCCGTGCTATTAGCTGCCATACTCAAAAAGATACCATCGACCATATAATCACAGAGCATTTTTAAATGCTTTAATTCTTGTTTATGATTATTATCTGAATTACAAATCAATAAATTCCAGTCATATTTATGACATTCATCTTCTAAAACTTTAGCTGTATATGAAAAAAACTGATTTCTAATATCCGGTAATACAAAACCAATGATATTGCTTTGCTTTTTTACTAAGCCTACAGCCATCTTATTTGGTCTATATCCCATTTCTTTTACAGCTTTAGCAATGATTAATTTTGTTTCTCGAGGAATATGATTTGCTTTATCATTTAATACCAAAGAAATTGTTGTAACTGAAAAACCTGTTTTTTGTGCTATATCCTTGATAGTAACACGTGACTTCATATTTATTCAAACCTTTATTATTTATTTATAAATATTATAGAAAAAATGTTTTTTCAGTTCAATCC
Coding sequences:
- the tnpA gene encoding IS200/IS605 family transposase produces the protein MKYKSNNNIVYSCKYHVVFCPKYRRKVLNNGVDERLKELINNICQELHVDLIEMEVMPDHVHLILEVDPQFGIHKVVKRIKGISSRILREEFSWLKSRLPTLWTNSYFVSTVGGASMSIIKQYIESQKRSE
- a CDS encoding RNA-guided endonuclease InsQ/TnpB family protein, which encodes MIVVKTYCFKLYKAKRNRKLHKVINIAGIIYNHCIALHKRYYRLFKKSLNIYKLQKHLTKLKKIGKFSYFKEVGSQAIQDITQRIDRAYKLFFRNLKHKIRTAPPSFKKIRKYKSFTLKQAGWKLLKSNIIEINKQKYKYFKSRDIEGIVKTITIKRDTLGDIYLYFVCETNENKVLARTGKSVGYDFGLKQFLTASDNEDIKAPLFFKQNANDIKKANRILSRKKKVSNHRRLAKIALARLYKKISNQRKDFHFKLANKICSEYALICIEDLNIKGMQKRWGRKISDYGFSEFIKILEYKAREIGSIVQKIDRYYPSSQICHVCGTKNPETKNLAVREWICAKCKTSHDRDRNAAINIWKVGASTFFGEI
- a CDS encoding branched-chain amino acid transport system II carrier protein; the encoded protein is MKKNMKKDILVMGFAMFAIFFGSGNLIFPPIIGLVSGEQVGWAIIGLALTGILFPMMALASVVDILPMPKGRGFLDTNDTCLLK
- the miaB gene encoding tRNA (N6-isopentenyl adenosine(37)-C2)-methylthiotransferase MiaB; this encodes MYLLLNHKQLLYKILPYGCQMNFSDGERFAGQLERMGYKPAEKLENADIIIINTCCVRESAEKKIYGKIGEIKHLKQQKPDLILGITGCMAQKDGDAIFKKASHVDFVLGTNKMYDLPAVLEEIFASRGHIVKLAGDYDMPPNVEPAENNSLFAFVPIMYGCNNFCTYCIVPYVRGRERSRAPQEIVAEITKLAQNGVKEVTLLGQNVNSYGKDRDDADFADLLAMVDKIEGIERIRYMTSHPRDLTDKVIETIKNSKHICEHFHLPVQYGTDKMLKAMNRGYTTAYYKELVAKIRNQFPEASFTTDLIVGFPGETDEDFAQMLEFLKEIRYDAAYTFLYSKRSGTPAATMENQVPQGLKKERLHKLMDAQNEISLEINQSLLNKTVEVMVEGPSKTDPNVYTGHTRTNKIILWDHKDEQIGDLVQVKITHPQTWVLKGELEA
- the mutS gene encoding DNA mismatch repair protein MutS; translated protein: MKLTPMMQQYQAVKNAHPDQILFFRLGDFYEMFLDDAILVSKELELTLTKRSTAGDGIPMCGVPYHAAESYINKLVNKGYKVAICEQIGDPKAKGLTKREVIKIITPGTVMNESALTSSKNNYITLIYEENHAIYLAGADISTGECFYSIYDGPDRCQLLFDELYRLMMPELLLIKPFSYEGELKNFLSLRLNNCLVNELTEITSQVEDLMLQHFDVHNRPDNKIAHKAIATLLEYLHETVKTDLTHLNKLTYLDSSKSLFIDTYTLRNLEITRNLRDGGKKDTLYDVLDFTKTAMGSRLLRKWLEYPLLSPKKINDRLDAVANLVSNFSLRNNLREQLKEIYDFERLLTRMEVGTANARDMNALKSSLYVLPAIKKSLSKATAKLLANIHQKISTYDDLVVLIDKAIVEDPSFSIREGGFIKDGYNQELDEYRNIAKNSKRLLQQMEEDEKNKTGIKSLKIGYNKVFGYYIEVRHSSTEMVPENYIRKQTLANAERYITPELKEFETKILGAQEKIVQLEYNLFTELRDILKTQISSIQNTAHEIAILDVLVSLAQAGDEYNYIRPKLLDDGTIHIKDGRHPLVERILNRDLFVPNDTHLDNAQNEIMIITGPNMAGKSTYMRQSALLTLMTQVGSFIPAREASISPVDKIFTRIGASDDLVSGQSTFMVEMNEVSHILKYATNKSLVILDEIGRGTSTYDGMSIARAVIEHIRDHIGAKTLFATHYHELTDLEDDVHVKNYCIAVKEKGSDVTFLRRIIRGSADKSYGIHVAKLAGLPQEVVKRAETILIDLENTAPTKEKTIISKEISDENNIDTTLKQDTAITNDTSQEVNYLQDNQDDTEIADYQEKTPTLTASPTKKLKFMQVAEMPTLFGVSISTQLKELDLMSMTPLDAMNKLYELQQQAKQEE